Within the Peromyscus maniculatus bairdii isolate BWxNUB_F1_BW_parent chromosome 2, HU_Pman_BW_mat_3.1, whole genome shotgun sequence genome, the region TCATCTGTATATTtggctctctttttttaaattaataagacagtttagaaattcGTTTACAGGGCCAGGTGTGACTCTAAGCTCTCGGACAgagtcttctctgcttcctctgaagCTTTTACAATCCGTTACTGctcaccaggctggtctcaaactcagagatcctcttgcgtctgccttctgagtgctgggattaaaggtgtgtgcctctgtTTGGGGATGTAGTTTGTCCCGAGCCGGCTCTCTGGTGTTGGCTGGTTTTTTGAAGCCCATTTCTGAGGTCCagcggtgtggtgtgtgtgtgtgttggtgtcggGGTTAATCCGGTTCAGCGGCCGCAGACATAGTGTCCTCTACAACGGCGGGGAAACAGAGGATTCCCAAAGTGGCCAAGGTGAAAAACAAAGCACCAGCTGAGGTACAGCTAACTGCAGAGCAGCTCTTAAGAGAGGCTAAAGAGAGAGAACTCGAGCTCCTTCCACCCCCGCCTCAGCAGAAGATCACAGATGAAGAGGAGCTCAATGATTAcaaacttgggaagaggaagacttttGAAGATAACATAAGAAAAAACAGGACTGTGATTAGTAACTGGATCAAATATGCCCAGTGGGAAGAAAGTCTCAAGGAAATCCCAAGGGCTCGGTCCATATACAAGCGTGCCTTGGATGTAGATTATGGGAGTATTCCACTCTGGCTGATGTgtggagaaatggaaatgaagaaccGCCAGGTGAACCATGCCCGAAATATCTGGGAGCGAGCCCTAACAACTCTGCCCCGAGTCAGTGAGTTCTGGCACAGGTACACATCCATGGAGGAGATGTTGGGCAATGTCGCCGGTGCCCGTCAAGTGTTTGAGCGCTGGATGGAATGGTGGCCTGAGGAGCAGGCCTGGCACTCCTACATCAGCTTCGAGCTGAGACACAAAGAGGTGGAGCAGGCCCATACCCTTTACGAACGCTTGGTGCTCATGCACCCTGCTGTGAAGAACTGGGTCAAGTATGCCCGATTCGAAGAGAAGCATGCTTCTTTTGCCCATGCGCGGCAAGTCTACGAGAGAGCAGTGGAGTTCTTTGGAGAGGAGCATATGGACGCACACCTGTATGCGGCCTTTGCCAAATTtgaggaaaaccagaaagaattgGAAAGGGTACGAGTTATTTACAAATATGCCCTGGGTAGAATTTCAAAACAAGGGGCGCAAGAACTCTGGAAAAACTACACCGTCTTTGAGAAGAAGTTTGGGGACCGCAGGGCTGTTGAAGATATCATCGTGAGCAAACTGAGATGCCAGTATGAAAAAGTGAAGGCTGATCCATACAATTAAGATGCCTGGTTTGATTACTTGCGCTTGGAGGAAAGTGAGGCAGAGGCCGACACAGTGCGGGAAGTCTATGAGAGGGCCATTGCCAACGTGCCGCCCATCCAGGAGAAGAGGCATTGGAAGCGCTACATCTATCTCTGGATCAACTATGCATTCTACGAAGAGCTGGAAGCCAAGGATCCTGAGAGGACAAGACAGGTCTATCAAGCCACTTTGGCCCTAATTCCTCACAAAAAGTTCACCTTTGCCAAAATGTGGTTATATTACGCACAGTTTGAAATATGACACAAAAATCTGCCACTGGCCAGAAGAGCTTTGGGGACTTCCATAGGCAAATGTACAAAGAACAAGTTATTCAAAGGCTATATAGAACTGGAACTACAGCTTCGAGAATTTGACAGATGCCGCAAGCTTTATGACAAGTTCTTGGAATTTGTACCTGAAATTTGTACCTCATGGATTAAGTTTGCAGAATTAGAGACAATCCTTGGTGATATCGATAGAGCCTGGGCCATCTACGAAGTAGCCATCAGCCAGCCAAGCTTAGACATGCCAGAGGTCCTTTGGACATCATATATCCATTTTGAGATTGAGCAGGAAGAAACTGAAAGGGCACGAAACCTTTACCAACAACTGCTTCAGCGAACACAGGATATCAAGGTATGGATCAGTTTGGCTCATTTGAGTTTTCCTCAGGAAAAGAAGCAAGTGTGACTAAATGCAGACAGATTTATCAAGAGACAAACAGAACCATGAGAAACCGAGAAGAGCAAGAAGAGAGACTTATGTTGCTGGAATCCTGGCGAGGGTTTGAAGATAAATTTGGAACAGTATCAGACAAGGAAAGAGTAGACAAACTCATGCCAGAAAAGgtcaagaagaagagaaaggtccAGGCCCAAGATGGGTCTGATGCCGGCTGGGAAGAATACCATGGTTACATCTTTCCAGAGGATGCTGCCAACCAGCCTAACCTCAAGTTTCAGGCAATGGCCAAGCTTTGGAAGAAAcggcaacaagaaaaagaagctgcCTAATAGGATCCAGATAAGGACATTGGTGAGAGTGAATCCTCATCTTTgtaaatgttgaaaaaaatttttttaatagaaatgaatCGTTTAGAACTTTGATTTctgaaattttttatatatttacacagtaaGGAGTGATGTTTGATAGCTacctttctaattatttttttaaacactatGTCGATAGTGTTTAAATGTCAATAGAACACCTTAGATTCTTGTGTTCACCCCTCCTGCTCCTACCCTACATGAAAATGAGTTTTCTATGGCTTGTGGACTCACATGCCCATCAGTGTTTGACAGATAATTTATAAGCCATGACATTTCCCTACAATGAGACAATGTTTAGACATCAAAGTGAAGTGATGATACACACTGGTACATGGCTAAACTCTGATTACAGTATAGAAAGCGAGAGAAACAGATCGACCAAGTTGTGCTTTGTGATTCCGTGTACAGTAACTGTCCAGAAGAGGCAGATCCCAAGAGAGTGGATTATGCTTGTCAGGACTagggagtgaggggagagggaaagagtgcTTCGAGGAAGATCCCTTTTCGGGAACATGACCATATTTTACAACTGGAGGGAGGCGATTCTACACTGTCGTGAATGTACACAATGTGACTgactgtttatattttaaatgctatgtggttattttgtatttaaaaaataaattttatcctgttaataCAATGGCCTGTGTAGTATATGCTCACTCCTTTGGCTTTTGTGGATTTTCCAGACACTgggtttgtttcctttcttctttgatttttgattttaggTTTCACCATGGAGCCCTGGCTAAGGTTGAATTCTAGTACTCCTAGCTGAGGAGTGTTGGTGGTGCTCTCCCAAGTCCAGCTCCACCCAGACATTCTGATGCATGTTCCCCCAGTCAGCTCCTGTAGTTCCCACACTGTCTGAGATTAGAGAGGCgctcccagcactcagactaTTCTTATTCAGTACTTCAGACACCAGCTTGGCTTCCGTCTTGGgatctttctttccatcctttctttggGTACCATTCCATGGTGCTAAAGACAGCATCAAGGGCTTCCCATGTGCTTGGCAGGAGCTCTTCTGCCACGTGTGGTCATGCACACCATTTATTCGAGTACCCAGGAGGCACAATACCTAGATGTCCTGTGTTCGAGGTCATGCTAGTCTACATAAAGAGTAtcacgtcacacacacacacaaacaaaacaatagaacttCCACTTCCTCAGAGAGACAGCCACAAAGCTCACTTTTACTCCTTAGCGTCTTTCACCCTGAGATACAGATTGGACTTTCTTCCCATccctctgggaagcagaaaggttCCTTTAATCATTGCTGCATGCATGCCCCAGGAGCAGTTCCACACATCTGGAAGCCCTCTTCCAGAGAGGCTCAGCATTGATCCAAGATTCTCTAGCTGGAATTCTCTTATTCCAGAAGCTGCTGTCCTGCCCTTTGACACCATTCTCACTATAGCCCAAACTTGCCTGGACCTCCCAATTTTGTCCCAGCTGGCGTGGAGTACCTGATCCGGTTGGCTTCATCTTACAAGCCTACACAATCATACTCATCTCAAATCCAAATGTCAACAttggttttatttccatttttccataTCTCACCCAAACAAATAGTTAATAGTTTTCATCTAGAGAATATAAAGGAATGTTTATTGTTTCACCTGGGCTGGTCTTAGCCCTGGATATTAGCAGAGGATGGACTAGATTCCTTAGGGGTCACTGAATCACCATCTATGGACCAGATGGCAAGACACTGAATCCAGCAAGTGAGTGCAGCCTCCATCACTGTAGAGGGCTTCAGTGACTCctctgagactctgcctcaaatggACCATTTGAGTCACAGGTCCTCTAATCCACCACTGACTTCCAGTCCCAAGGAGGAGGAATCAGTGTTCTCAATCCCCAACATGCTCATTCACATGGAGTTCCAGGTGGTCCATGGAATGGATAGCATCAAATGTACCATCATGAAGCGATGAATGTCAGGGATTTAGTAAATCCAGGAGTATGTTGATGACCCACTCCATGAGCTGGGACTATTACTGACATGTGGCCACAGCAATCAGAGTGTTGGCTGGGAAAGGCTTCATTTAATCTTGAGCTTAGACAGACAGTCAGGTTGTGGAACACTGTGGTGGCTCAATGCATGAGAGTTTGCTACATCAACCGAAAGACCTTGGTGTGATGCCCAGAATCTCCTGTGGAAAAAGAAACTGACCAAtgaaagtcatcctctgaaggcaggcatggtgacaagtgTCTTTGGGAggcagcacatgggaggcaggggcatgtggatttctgggagtttgtaGCTGGCCTGgtatacataatgagttctaggatggccagagctgtgtatgagaccacatctcagagaggtgagaaagagagagagagagagagagagagagagagagagagagagagagagagagagagagagagagactgagggagggagggagtatcCAGATTACATGTGAggtgtgtatgtagatgtaaaagacagcaagtgctcccagaatacagaaaaagaaagggtggtGTCACATAATCTGGAACTGTTCCAAGAGTTTCAGGGTGCTGAAATCAAACGCTGGTCCCCAGAAAGAACAGCAAGCCCTGTTTAcatctgagccttctctccaagaGAATCTCTCTCTAGCTTTTTGACTGGGGTTTCATGAAGATGAAGTTTATAAAATGTCCAAGAACACGATATTGAGTTATCGTTTTCTCTTAAAGTTCCAGGATGCAGAAAGTGtagagacaaggagaagagaaTATGCAAACACGGTTAGCATAATGAAGAACTATGAAACTGTCCATGAAAGCGACTCAGTAAATTAAAAGAATCCAATGCCCTCACATGCAAAAGGGTTTTCTGGAATCCTATGGGAAAATGTAATGCTAAAGGTGGTGGGGGAAATAATATCCAGCTCCTCAAGCCttccaaagcaagaaaaagacagatcaCAGCTCAATGGTGAGAATGCTGTATGCCCAACACCAGTTCAGAGTTCCAACAACTTACTGTTCAAGAAAGAAACGTATGTCCATaaattataaatctttttttaggATGGACAACCAAAAGGCAGAAGCCAACCGAAGACAGAGGTGTTCTCTGGATGACCTGAGTTTTGGTTTCAGCACTCAAGTTAAGTTGTGGCTCTTGTAACTGCAGTctcagaggacccaacaccctcttcagaTGCTTTAATGGaaccatatgtatatacacacatgtatatacataaagcaaaataaattattttaaaacctgGGACCAGATCCTTAAGGCTTCTGAAAGGATGAGTGTTGCCTGTGGAGATAGGGTATTCATTAGCATTCAGGACACCTGGCCTGCCCTCAGGGTTCTGACAGGATAtatctcagctgcagccactaagaggaTCCCCTGTGGGCATTAGCTAAGTTTCCTTATAAAACGCTGGCCTTGCACACCtgtcatctctttctctttcttcactttCAGCCCCAGagaccagtctctgcctcttctcccccttccctcaaTAATCTTGCAAGGTAGGCCTGTTGTATGTTGTGACTCCTTCCCAATGACTCACCATTTGTAAAATACAACAGTGTCTGTGGTCCAAGCTTGTCTTGAGCTTTAaacaatcctccagcctcagcctccctagtgctagttATAGGCATAAGCCATGACAGCCTTTTAATTCCTTTATTATGTGACTTCCTgtcttaactttttcttttaattatcccTCTGGTAAATGAAAAGgctttgccttccttccttccttccttccttccttccttccttccttttttctttgtttctttgtttctctctctctctttctgtttttcacaaTAAAGTTTATTATGGAAACAGGCTGGTGCAGGgttagaggaaaagacaaataggTCTGGGTTAGGTGGCTCAGGTGAAGTAGTGGGGCTTCTTCTCCAattgttggaccccaaatctAGGAGTCTCAAGTGGGCTCCCCAAGAagccagactccagtccagttgatgcaatagcaggatgatttattaagcttctatatagaaaggcaaactctgctcctaagagcatcTTACTGcaccccataagggcttataaaggaaaatcccacaaacccacaagattacaattcccatacaatttcatttcaaaagatcatggtctgggtacagagtgatcacagagggggtacagttatgtcaacaggtacatttttcctgaaacctcaagggggggtatCAAGGCGTGAGTGGAGATTACACACAGGTcacggtggtccttcctggaacacctgcaactatcccagtcacagttgagcacatctcttaacagaaatctttttacattgttatatggttgcagaggagattgaacaatggctaagtcaagttgctcttggaactagagttttagtttctcatttcctggtacttgaagtttctcttttctgagGCTTTGGGGTGTAAACCTGAAGTgctagggtctttcattcccccattttctttttggcaaattttaatcttaaaattatagtATTacatttagtaactcatggcctattttagtaactcatggcctgtaatggctaTGCATAGTCCATGTATAGTTAGCCTTCTTGTCTCTATGCCacggagttttcttttgacccagtaTTTCAGCCTCTTTTGAACAAGGAATTGGGATGacatattctcttctggaactgctttggGCTGGTATTGGGGCACCGTTATCAGGGCCCCTTCCCctaaaggctgaaaagctggtcaaagactgggcagggggcatttgtcagcagcatgtagctgcctgacccccatagggacagagaagaatcatgttcactgggctggtccacgttggCCTTTAGCATGTCCAGAGCCCACattcatctggagcagtggagtcagcaactgaaacttggaggtgtctgctagccaagtagaaatctgttgagtcaaatttaaactaggaacagaagttaattTATGAAcatatttggaacccttaggtccacacccttagtaatgggaaaagcagtagttccaagaccaggagagaggaagaataccatctttaggaatacttatctggggtccttttgacctctgtgaagtgggtctatatttttatgactcttttgatcacTTGAGACCTATTTATTAAATGACACAAAAGTTTTATATACATTAGTAtaaccaatctgtactgaaatctatattgtagacaaagcaggtaatgggtatctgtaaaacagtagaagtggactcatacctttgagtcccaacaagaactacagatttgggcattttgcttctgtccagaaagccaggtataagttgaacagagatttttggcctggtgagaagcacttcTAGGTTtatatttagacatatttagatgacgtctaaaacaaatttaaaatgttgagcttgtgactgaatagtaagtagtcattgctctatcagtttatcagGACTCTTAAATGTTAAACTCTGAACCACAGAACACGAGATTAATCTGAagcatatcttattttagacttatatctgaacctttatgacttatttaaacttttatatcttagaacattttttaaaagtgagttaacaagctagctatggccttgcagaaggatctggttgtctgattctgccatgctgacaaagttagagctagcctagccatcagtactgtcagagatctgagaaggataaactatatctgagtgcagaccaagaagcatccaatcctataaattacagggattaATCCcttcccaggtctccatagcgttggaggcaccaatcagaacagcatcaatcttttcCCGCCAtcaggcccataaggcagagcatttttcctgtggaatagggacagggaagactgaccttgaccaGGAATCAGTctcagtgtcctactgcttgtccacagtctgtgctgggtcctggcggcaggcattgcattggggcatcttgccctgtggtcagcattgtcataatccaggcagagacgttgtggtgcctcatacGTAATCTTCTTCGGAGACCTTGGGCCATTGCTAGggtctggaagcctgtctgatataataaacttttagatcaacatttaaatgccatattctgcagatctctgaagtatgagggctgtccagatgtctgaatagacaaactttgtttctaactacttgttttaagctcaaccctgaaaacatatgcaagggactgaataaatgagtaaatttatTCCTGTAATATTACATTAGCACTTATTTATCCTgactataattaaaaagaagcttGATTGCTCATGACTgataattaaaaacaatgcttttcagTTGAAGCTTCttttagcatcaaatacaggttcagtaaagaagccaaaacaaaatatcaatatatcaGCTTATCTAAATAACTTAAGCTTAGCAAACTTAGCAAACATAAGGAGGCTAgacaactttctttctttttttttttttttttttggtttttcgagaaagggtttctctgtgtagctttgcgcctttcctgggactcagttggtagcccaggctggcctcgaactcactgagatccgcctggctctgcctcccaagtgctgggattaaaggcatgcgccaccaccgcccggctagacaacattcttaagcctgaatgtaccttgagtaaggaaaaacatt harbors:
- the LOC143271757 gene encoding LOW QUALITY PROTEIN: crooked neck-like protein 1 (The sequence of the model RefSeq protein was modified relative to this genomic sequence to represent the inferred CDS: inserted 1 base in 1 codon; substituted 1 base at 1 genomic stop codon), encoding MIIAFQRCRVWLLDQLAQFGYVVKQLHEERRRQIIINEIDLAAADIVSSTTAGKQRIPKVAKVKNKAPAEVQLTAEQLLREAKERELELLPPPPQQKITDEEELNDYKLGKRKTFEDNIRKNRTVISNWIKYAQWEESLKEIPRARSIYKRALDVDYGSIPLWLMCGEMEMKNRQVNHARNIWERALTTLPRVSEFWHRYTSMEEMLGNVAGARQVFERWMEWWPEEQAWHSYISFELRHKEVEQAHTLYERLVLMHPAVKNWVKYARFEEKHASFAHARQVYERAVEFFGEEHMDAHLYAAFAKFEENQKELERVRVIYKYALGRISKQGAQELWKNYTVFEKKFGDRRAVEDIIVSKLRCQYEKVKADPYNXDAWFDYLRLEESEAEADTVREVYERAIANVPPIQEKRHWKRYIYLWINYAFYEELEAKDPERTRQVYQATLALIPHKKFTFAKMWLYYAQALGTSIGKCTKNKLFKGYIELELQLREFDRCRKLYDKFLEFVPEICTSWIKFAELETILGDIDRAWAIYEVAISQPSLDMPEVLWTSYIHFEIEQEETERARNLYQQLLQRTQDIKVWISLAXFEFSSGKEASVTKCRQIYQETNRTMRNREEQEERLMLLESWRGFEDKFGTVSDKERVDKLMPEKVKKKRKVQAQDGSDAGWEEYHGYIFPEDAANQPNLKFQAMAKLWKKRQQEKEAA